The genomic DNA gtgGTTTTGGTAATTTTGACTGGTTTAAGTATTTGATAGATTAAATGGTTAaattatctatactattaaaagtatTTTTGGACTTCTTATTGGCTTGATACGTCCTTTTAATGAGTAAATTAATGGTTTATATGTGTATATGAACAGATTACCGAATGATGGCTTATCTCTGACATTCCAAGCCAAAAGAGGGGaaaaaagcagagaagataCAATATGAGAACCGAATTCCTCTCTGATCTACAGAGGTATcactttttctatatatctcTTTCTACAGAGGTATCACACGCGTCGCACGTAGACTCAATTTCACTGAACTCTATATCTCTTTCTATTATTATGTACATAAAcatttctaaacaaattaatcttcttaagtttttaactttttcacTAAAAAAGCAGTTAAGTGTTATCGTGGACTTTCTAGCATGGAGGACTTTCCAGGAGCAAAATAATGCAGGACATTCAAGTATTTGTAATGTTGCGATTCTTTCATATTTCAGACTTTTAATGTTATTGGGACATTATTACTTACAGAATATATTAATGTATGCATCTTATTAAGTTTATGAAAAAACTAAGTTTATCAGGACAAGTGAAATGGGTAAGAGACGGAAGCATGTAATTCATAAAGTtgaataaatttgaaaaagacTTTTGTGAGAATGGGAACGAGATTTGAAAATGTGGATAGCTAAATGAAACCCACAGATTTTTGGGTTATTTGCGAGCTTttgataataaacaaaataactaATCATACTTTATCTAATTTCTCagttatatattagatatagtattaaaatcttCTAATGTCTTATAATACATATGaaataattatcaaaacttAAGTTACTCTAGAACCATATTAgtgtttatgtttaatattatttatcattaatattaattttagcTTTAAATTTATCTAATAAATTAGATGAAAATGAGTTAGGGAAATGTTTGTTACCTGCGGGTGAAAATTCAAGCGGGCGAATGCAATTATTTACTATTGTATGTTGGGTTTCACAGAAGGCAGGTATCTAGgggtaaaaatattaaatctgtTAGGGGGTATGCTTATGGGAAAACCCAATATAGTAAATATTTGCAAAAAATACAATACACAACATCATCATGTTTCATATTGGGAATGCATTTCCTTATGCGATAGGAATTTGTCAAGGGGTATAGGATATAAGGGGTACATTACGGAAGAAACGGGAATTACGGCCATccctaaatatttgtttcaaacgGGTTCTAATTGTTTCTAATggttttatatttggtttgataGTTCACGAGTTTAATAAAACTAACTGACTATTAATCAAATACATTTTAATTgcatatgattttttatttgttccgAATTTTAgtattgaaattttaataaactaatctgaaaccaaaccgaaaagtaaattaaataccTAACTGATATAAGTTTGGGTTATAAATGTTGTACCTAatctcttaccttttttttttttttttttttttattaaggatAAAATATCTTACATATATGAGATGAgacatggttttttttgtctcagaaataaacatttcacatttctctttttttttttttttttttttattaaggatAAAATATCTTACATATATGAGATGAgacatggttttttttgtctcagaaataaacatttcacatttctctttttttttttttttttttttattaaggatAAAATATCTTACATATATGAGATGAgacatggttttttttgtctcagaaataaacatttcacatttctctttttttttttttttttttttcttttggagctGTCTTTagttataacaaaaacaaatccggttattatttttgtctaaactatattaaaaaaaatcaaatactaaactggtgaatgttaataacattctaaacaaatatgttttcaaatattaacTCGCACatataggtatatatatgtaatattgcaaaatttgattgtaaacttagtttttgaaattaattccgcacgtacgtgcgggtccgcaCCTAGTTTCACATTATAACATAACTCAATTGATTCATTAAACCATTTGACCCACTAACTCAATTTATTCATGATGTCAttaggataatttttttttactcatgaatggtttaattttttttattcatgatGTCATGGTTTACCATTACacgatttatatatttaactagTTAACTGCTGATTAGttattttaatatcttattttttcgaaggattaaacaaaaagattataaCAGCAAACATTAAGATCCGTGATTGGTGGATTAACAACAAAATTAGTAGAACTTAGAAGGTGccaaacatttatttatttttattgtcgtCTTGCCAACAAACAAATCTGACGCTGACTTTTGTTAGCTGTtcttatttatcttcttttacaATTACAAGGGTTGATTGCCACTTGAGTTTGGCTCGAGTCGCCTTCATCACGTTATTACCCAATTTGCTCTtgtacaaaaaataaaaccttaGCTTATTctacacaaatatataatatttttgttgctatgtttttgtcaaaccaaaaaaaaattaatgcttaaaaatagtatgtaataGCTAGGGTAATAATCTAATAACTGTATATAAACATCTGCATGGTGCATGTTAATTATTAAAAGccattaaaattttagttgtcATGTCACATGTGTATTATATTTGGAAAGCTGGTTAGCTAGAGATTACGGGTCTGGTATCATATCATGCATGGATTACATGGTCGGATAGTTATGCTTAAAGATTTATATTCCCTCGGTTGAGAATAAAATTGGCATATGAATGACGATGATCTTCACATAATTATATCTATCAATGTCAGTATGTCTTATTTGTTTAAGACTCGCGGGATTTTGTCCCCAGTTTTGTACTGATTACTGACAATAACAGATTAATATCAATCGTAACATTGACACTAGCTATGTCATTAAAAATGTTTAGTTTTCAAAAGACACttattaagtaaaatatatgtattagtaGTTCTCGTAAAAtttaagtatataaataaattctaaTTGCTATATAATTTTCTTGCGAATCTATCGTTCTTAGTATTGGATCCTTTTACGACATCATATGTGTGAACATGATTCAAATGTTTGTAGAATATATTAAATCTAAATTCAAATAACATGGGAAGATAAGAAGAGATGACGAATGTATGGTTTCAATATTAGGTAAACAGAAGTACATAAAAATGTTAGTTTCTATCCTTCCCTTCCATAAAGGTTCcgaatttgtttcttctttttccctttGTTTCTCTCATCCAAATAATTTGAACACGTTTTcaattgttatattaaaatgtaaatCGTGGCAATTGGAgtatcattttcttttgaaatactGGATGGACAAAAAGAGTAGAGAATCTAGAAATGTGTGACGAAACTTAAAACAACAAATAGAAATACATATATGAAACGTGTATGGTTTTTAGTAATGCCTTGACCATTCATTATACTCTCTTTATTCTTTACGCATTAACTTCGCTTTTTACAGCTAGAAGATGTAACATcgaacatattatttttttctcatttttgttttcctcattttctcttttttttttttggtttaccaattttgtgttgttgttgttgttgtttttgtttacataGGAAAAAGTGAATTTGagtaattaaaaacatttaGCGGGTTCGGACGTCGGAGGATTGAGATAGTGAGCTTAAAGCATGAATCAAAATTCTCGTCAGTCTTACTAAGTAAACTTGTTTGAATCAGTTTAAAACCATTTGTAAATTTATGATGTTAACTGGTGCACTCATCCTCGTCATTTTTTGCTTTTCTGCTAAGATAAAATGTAAAGGAACCAAGTTATGTTTGCTAGTGTTCCTATTTTGAGTTGAGAATTAGTGTTCTAACGGACTTTTCggaaagtttctttctttctgcgATTTGCAAAGTAgagaaaggaaataaaaatgTATGAACTCATAAAAGGGTATGAGTTCAAAATATCATTTTGAAAACTCATGTCGATTATATATCGGGATTTCATTAATCTTCGGATCATGTAGCAGCACTAGTATATATCATTCATGCAACACAATACTATTCAGAAATGATCCATATTTACATttccttttatattttgaaactttgaaataaACAAATAGCGCCTAAAAAACAATGTTTATACCGAAAATATTATAATGCAACACAATAATTCTCAAACTGAAGGAAGCACTTTCAGTGAATCGGGGCATGTTACAAAGATCGCACGCGCCGTGTCGACCGCCGACCAAATCCGACTCTATGTCCCTCCCACACATTTGCATGCCTTTTGtcttcatcaatctcttctttaattctattaattttcactattcattttcctttaaaataatttaaactttgtgaaattgatttatttaatctACATATCTGAACTCTATCTTTATTTATAGATGTGTTGTTCCAAGTTTTCTTATCAAAACCACTATTCAATCTGAAACTAGTTAGGATAGAAAAAGCGAAAAAAAACTGAACTAATAAGTAGAGTGTTCATGTACATAGAGACACAGCATATGTATTATTCATAAGGAACGACATAATAAAACCTATTATAGagtaaattatcaaaaaatcaaatcgaaTCATCTAGATACTTACAACAAGAAACATGTTACTAACTcacaattataaatatttgttccaatcaaaatattataagaagGTTCAACTACTGGTTGAATTTTAATGATTATGACATGTgaaattaaataagaaatatgGAACAAGTAAAATAAGTACCTTTTTCATAATAAGTGGTAAGCATCTTAACGATTCAACTACCGTATAATTCATATGGCATTCACATATCCATATGATGAGATTATTATACTTTTGAGTATTCCGGttgatataaaacaatatgcTCAACGCCTCAACCTGTATCACTGATAGAGTTTTGTCTTAGCTTAGACTAATTGGAAATAGttgatgaaccaaaaaaaaactatgacaTATGTTTCGTTTACTTTGGTAAATATCATTACTACATAATCAAGAACTTGAGAAAATTGAAATACACatacgaaaagaaaaaatgaaatccACTAAATTAGCTAATAACACTTGCTTTCACATAAGGTCGGAAATGATATAACTTTTGTATACATTGGTAAATTATCATCCCAATGGATTTGACATGATAGccatatatatagaagaataaacaaacaacatgaGTCGTAATAGGCAATTACTCGACACCCTATACTAGGTTAGGGTATGTGCAACTTGATTACATAAGCCACCAAGTGTCGAGGTAGTCCATTCCCAAAACATAGCCTCTCGGCCCCTCTCCATAGTGAGTTAGTGACAATATATAATGTTTAGCTTTAACGTgcaaaatttgataaataatgtGATCAGTAGAAGATATATTAGAATCACATattcaaaacatgaaaaaacTTAAACCCTAGTGTGACACTGTGACATGCTATTTTCCCTAAATTAaataagagaatttgttaaaaatgccccttttgatataccccttttcaaaaataccctcttttctggccatttttatttttgccctcttttaatttttaatgaccattttacccttagatgaaaattattttattcaataaaaagaaaaacaaaattttcccgccaaaaaaatttccgacatattttcccgccaaaaatttttcgaaaaaattttcccgccaaaatttttttgtcaaaaaattttgataaaaaatttcgacaaaaaaattttcccgccaaaaaatatttacaaggtttttaaaagattttataaggtttctaccttataaaacccttataaacaccttgtaaaggcttttacaagattttttaaaaagttttaaaaggttttttaaacaacttgtaaacgcttttacaagatttttaaaatgtttttaaaaggttttaaaaggtttttaaaaggtttttaaaaggtattcaaatggtttttaaaaagatttttaaaaggtttttaaacaccttgtaaacgcttttacaatgtttttaaaaaccttgtaaaagtttttataagatttttaaaagggttttaaaaggtttttaaaagcatttacaaggtttttaaaagcgtttacaatgtgtttaaaaaccttgtaaatacttttaaaagttttttaaaagcgtttacaatgtttttaaaaggtataaatttcaatatttttggcgggaaaaattttcgattttagtgggaaaatttttttttggcgggaaaaattttcagttttggcgggaaaaaaaatttggcgggaaaatattttcgattttgatgactgtataTTCTTGCTGGCactcaaaaaagggtaatttggtcattttgtatataaagaggggtagttttaaaaatggtcaatatgaaggggtatttttaaaaagagatatgaaaaaggggcatttttgagaatgccccatTAAATAAAAAGGCaaagtatacaaaattatatatatatacagtatatcttatataatacgagaaggttttttctaactttgatTACCAATACGACACTTGGCGCTCTATATTTATGACACATGTCTTTCTCACTAATTTAAACAtctttttatatactttattttatttatatcttatatggtgtttgcttttaaaataaaaaatttgacattgttacaaatatatatttcttccaactttagtttaacatataatatacttTCTAACGAAAGCATATACcatataacctaaaaataaaatactgatCAAAccagttaaaacaaaaaaaaaaattctacttttaaaataaaaataaaattcaatttaatttatgatagactaatttaaaaatagaaaacatgttctaatatatttaaaaaatcacattgtattcaataatcatatatattgtactaaagacaaaactcatataaaattagcttatatttaatattctataagttatagtttgactgtctttaaaGCTCatgtactaaaagaaaataaaataacataattgcttAATCACCCATGAAATTATAGAAAACTatagtttcacaaaataatttaatggtaattatactatttattttaaattattaaaaaatagagataatatatcaaatctaaaaaatatgaaatttgacacacttttcttttcataaattttattcaaaatttaatgcgagatatagtataagatatttcataaatttttatgacatgagccatattttaatatgcattattccaaaaaaaaatatattaagggTGTTTACAAGATTAGAGAGTAAATATTGGAGCATATGATAAATTGTGAATACACTTATCagttattcaaaataatcattggtgattcttctgttacctttttaaaaacatgaaatttgacacatttttcttttcatgattttatccaaaatttaatgcaaaatatagtataagatatttcaaAAAACTTTATGACATGTgccatattttaatatgcattattctaaaaatttttatattaaggATGATTACAAGATTAGAGAGTACATACTGGAGCATATGATAAATCGTGAATACACTTATTagttattcaaaataatcattggtgattcttctcctaccttttaaaaaatattaaatttgacacatttttcttttcatgaattttctccaaaatttaATGCGAtatatagtataagatatttcaaaaaaaattataacatgagtcatattttaatatgtattatTCCAAAAGTTTTTGTATTAATGGTGATTACAAGATTAGAGAGTACATATTGGAGCATATGATAAATCGTGAATACActtattaattattcaaaatgaTCATTGGTGATTGTTCTGTTACCTTGTAAAAAATATTGTCtagattcataatctcattagtatagtacaaaattaaagttttaaaagtttagtttattgattggatgaatttgagtcggtctgattttttttcttacatatcaaattttaaaatcttccaaatctgATGGAAAAGTCAACATATANNNNNNNNNNNNNNNNNNNNNNNNNNNNNNNNNNNNNNNNNNNNNNNNNNNNNNNNNNNNNNNNNNNNNNNNNNNNNNNNNNNNNNNNNNNNNNNNNNNNNNNNNNNNNNNNNNNNNNNNNNNNNNNNNNNNNNNNNNNNNNNNNNNNNNNNNNNNNNNNNNNNNNNNNNNNNNNNNNNNNNNNNNNNNNNNNNNNNNNNNNNNNNNNNNNNNNNNNNNNNNNNNNNNNNNNNNNNNNNNNNNNNNNNNNNNNNNNNNNNNNNNNNNNNNNNNNNNNNNNNNNNNNNNNNNNNNNNNNNNNNNNNNNNNNNNNNNNNNNNNNNNNNNNNNNNNNNNNNNNNNNNNNNNNNNNNNNNNNNNNNNNNNNNNNNNNNNNNNNNNNNNNNNNNNNNNNNNNNNNNNNNNNNNNNNNNNNNNNNNNNNNNNNNNNNNNNNNNNNNNNNNNNNNNNNNNNNNNNNNNNNNNNNNNNNNNNNNNNNNNNNNNNNNNNNNNNNNNNNNNNNNNNNNNNNNNNNNNNNNNNNNNNNNNNNNNNNNNNNNNNNNNNNNNNNNNNNNNNNNNNaatataataaataagaataGAGATAAGGACCGAGAAATAACTCATCATCGTAGAAGTATAACACATTTTAAGCATTCATATAGAGTTTCTCATTCACAAGAAATTTGTTAGGAGGctaattgaagaaaatcaaaccatAGCAACATATTGTGGAGTCAAAAAGAAAGTCAAATATTAAGATTGagttaaagaatatattatgTTGTAAAACCACTCGCAAAgagataaatatttatcaattttttttttacgattgagactgaaacataatttttatttatttattttcatggtTAATGAGTTTCGCTAATAATTTTCTGGTTATAGAGATCTAGCGAATCATCATATAAGTCTTGACCGCATCCATATATTAGAGCTTTGGAAAAGATGGAGGGAAATATGAGATTTATCtagaaatatttgtaaactaTTTTCAATACTAAATTTTCGTTTTGAATGTCTGAATATGGtctctacacaaacctcatgtgtgtAAGGctatctccaatatatattttattttttactctataatagagtataGTTTTTTTCAATGTATCAATCTATTTTATAGAGTTAGTTTAAAAAAGTAATGTTGCATATGGAGTAATCCTAccatttactctattttagagtaagatATAGAGTAGAGTTAGAGCAAATGCTACTCTATAACAGACTACtgactttaaaatagagtggagttggagatgctctaataatctaacaatttatcacaaaataataaaatccaaaacagCAAAACTTTGAGGGATTTAATTACttcaatcaaatttttttttgatatgttttgtttattttattttgcatccAAACATTAAGAACcacatatataaagaaacacatattaaatatttattttaaaaaatcatattaaaaaattcaattcaaaaatatatttgtaaatttaagatatatcataattaataaaaataaaattaaatatatctcgAGCctatttctaatatatatatatgtttattgaaTTTGGAAAACTATACATTGAATTTGGAAAACTATACATCAAAAGTGCACATCTAAAAAAGGTACGCACGTACACACAAATACCAGTCATAAGCTCAAAGGCCTATAAAAGAGGTTGCCTCCTTCCCCATACCcaaacactcttcttcttcaactctttAACATAACAgagagagaaccaaaaaaaaaaaatccaaactttctcAAAATCTACTTCTTCTAAATCCAACCCATTTCTTTTCTTGGAACTCGATTTCGGACAAACCCATTTCACTGTTTTCTCCAAAAAGACTTCATTTAACATTTGTCAGACTAAACAATGAAGAGAGTTAGAGGTTTCAAAATTGGACACAGATTTGTCAAAATCTTCAAATGGATGATTCTGCCAAGAAGAATCCAATCAGGGAAACGTCAATGCCCGAACCGAATCACTAACCCGGTTTCCGGAATCAAGTCATTAGCACGGTGTCTAAGCCTTGGAGCTAAGAGATTATGTGGTGGTGCTGGTGGTAAGAAGAATCCGAGTCAGAGTCAGATCCGATTGGGTAAGGATCCGAAAACTTCGAACCGTGTTGTTCCGAGAGGACATTTGGTGGTCCACGTCGGCGAATCAGACTGTGACACGAGGCGTGTCGTGGTGCCGGTGATTTACTTTAATCATCCATTGTTCGGAGAGTTGTTGGAGCAAGCGGAACGGGTTCATGGGTTTGATCAACCGGGTCGGATCACGATTCCGTGTCGGGTTTCGGATTTTGAGAAGGTTCAGATGAGGATCGCCGCATGGGATCATTGCCGCCGGAAGAGAGTTttttaagaggaaaaaaaaagaatatattagaaaatagtcaaaaatcaaaaatgattattaaaaaatagagaaattgtGGATATTAGTTTTTCCTTATGTTATACGATATACTGATTCACAATTTCAAAGAATtatttgtatcaattttttttcatacttGCTAGAATatacttaaaatttataataccaTTGTGTGTGCAATTTTAAAATTCAGTATAAAATTGAATTGACGTAATAGTAAGGTGTTCTGTTAGtgaaattacttttttttttcctatatccAAAGGAGAGTAATAATGATTCagaaacatttttatttaccaaaaaaaaaagataatgtatAAAGTATTTAAACCAATTctacagaaaaataattaacaacTTTATTATATAGCTTATTATATTTggcttttaaaattaaatacaccaaaatctatatttatatatatatatattttttttgctaattcaACGTATTTTTACAGCCCTATA from Camelina sativa cultivar DH55 chromosome 2, Cs, whole genome shotgun sequence includes the following:
- the LOC104717582 gene encoding auxin-responsive protein SAUR36-like translates to MKRVRGFKIGHRFVKIFKWMILPRRIQSGKRQCPNRITNPVSGIKSLARCLSLGAKRLCGGAGGKKNPSQSQIRLGKDPKTSNRVVPRGHLVVHVGESDCDTRRVVVPVIYFNHPLFGELLEQAERVHGFDQPGRITIPCRVSDFEKVQMRIAAWDHCRRKRVF